A region of Selenomonadales bacterium 4137-cl DNA encodes the following proteins:
- a CDS encoding MarR family transcriptional regulator codes for MKEFDTDSLRETLRVMIRRLGFLHKSGAGCYGLTMGQCHAIIEIGAAKRIPIARLAESLNLDASTATRNVDTLERAGLVVREPSTDDRRVSLLSLTEEGINRLNKINVGMNRYYGQVLANIPQAKLPIVAEGLELFVSALNPMLLDEEASSCCEAKGKSKQNIKNRRSNNVSGWNA; via the coding sequence ATGAAGGAATTTGACACGGATTCACTTCGCGAAACGCTACGGGTCATGATAAGAAGGTTAGGGTTCTTGCATAAAAGCGGCGCGGGCTGTTACGGACTTACGATGGGCCAGTGTCACGCCATTATCGAAATCGGTGCAGCAAAAAGGATACCAATAGCTCGCTTGGCAGAAAGCCTAAACCTAGACGCTAGCACGGCGACTAGGAATGTTGATACCCTGGAAAGGGCCGGGTTGGTCGTTCGAGAGCCAAGCACTGATGACCGAAGAGTGTCGCTGTTGAGCCTAACCGAAGAGGGCATTAATCGACTCAACAAAATTAATGTTGGCATGAACCGCTACTACGGTCAAGTTTTAGCGAACATCCCACAAGCGAAATTGCCGATTGTTGCTGAGGGCTTAGAGTTATTCGTTTCGGCATTAAACCCGATGCTCCTCGATGAAGAAGCATCTTCGTGTTGTGAAGCGAAGGGTAAATCAAAACAGAACATCAAAAACAGGAGGTCGAATAATGTCTCAGGATGGAATGCTTGA
- the glmS gene encoding glutamine--fructose-6-phosphate transaminase (isomerizing), translated as MCGIVGYIGPKQAMPFLVEGLKKLEYRGYDSAGIAVFDGGRVNVEKSVGRLSVLEKKVEQHPLEGHIGIGHTRWATHGRPSDANSHPHSDCTGKFVVVHNGIIENYLHIKEKLIAKGHKFTSETDTEVVAHLVEEYYEGDFEAAVKKVLAEIEGSYALVFLSQYEPDKIICSKQDNPLVIGLGEGENFIASDIPAIISRTRRTYILSDGEMAVVTRDSAWVMNRQGVPVTKKVFEVNWDAEAAEKGGYEHFMIKEIYEQPKAIRETTSGRLAKDDSGVILDELKWSKDDVAAIKKVAIVACGTAYHAGIVGKYYIEQLVRIPVEVDVASEFRYRAPLVDEHTLTVVISQSGETLDTLAALKEAKKLGARTLAVTNVVGSSIAREADQVIYTWAGPEIAVASTKAYTTQLIGMLMLAVYMATLRGTMSADRVREIIRGLKALPGQAHEILDNVEPIKTFAQQYGFCEDVFFIGRSLDYAVALEGSLKLKEISYIHAEAYAAGELKHGTLALIIEGVPVIALATQHDVYEKMLSNIKEVKARDAVVIGVAMQGDEQIDKYVDHAICIPATDKYLAPILTVIPLQLLAYYAAVTRGADVDKPRNLAKSVTVE; from the coding sequence ATGTGTGGTATTGTAGGATATATAGGGCCCAAGCAAGCGATGCCGTTTCTTGTCGAGGGCCTGAAGAAGCTTGAGTATCGCGGGTACGATTCAGCCGGCATCGCCGTGTTCGACGGCGGCCGGGTCAACGTGGAAAAAAGCGTCGGCCGGCTGAGCGTCCTGGAGAAGAAGGTCGAGCAACACCCCTTGGAGGGCCACATCGGTATTGGCCACACCCGCTGGGCAACCCACGGGCGCCCTTCGGACGCCAATTCCCATCCCCATTCCGATTGTACGGGCAAGTTCGTCGTGGTGCATAACGGCATCATCGAGAATTACCTGCATATTAAGGAAAAGCTGATCGCCAAAGGCCACAAGTTCACCTCCGAGACCGACACCGAGGTTGTCGCCCACCTTGTCGAGGAGTACTACGAAGGCGATTTCGAGGCGGCGGTGAAAAAGGTGCTGGCGGAAATCGAGGGCTCTTACGCCCTGGTTTTCCTTTCCCAGTACGAGCCTGACAAGATCATCTGCTCAAAACAGGACAACCCGTTAGTCATCGGTCTGGGCGAGGGCGAGAATTTCATCGCCTCCGACATCCCGGCGATCATCAGCCGGACCCGCCGCACCTATATTCTCAGCGATGGGGAGATGGCGGTCGTTACCAGGGATTCGGCCTGGGTGATGAACCGCCAGGGCGTGCCGGTGACCAAGAAGGTTTTCGAGGTCAACTGGGATGCCGAGGCGGCCGAAAAGGGCGGCTACGAGCATTTCATGATCAAGGAAATCTACGAGCAGCCCAAAGCAATCCGCGAGACTACCTCCGGGCGCCTGGCCAAGGATGACAGCGGTGTTATCCTCGACGAGCTGAAGTGGTCCAAAGACGATGTGGCCGCGATCAAGAAGGTCGCTATCGTCGCCTGCGGCACAGCCTATCACGCCGGTATCGTCGGCAAATACTATATCGAGCAGTTGGTCCGCATACCGGTGGAGGTCGACGTCGCGTCGGAGTTTCGCTACCGGGCGCCGCTCGTCGACGAGCATACGCTAACCGTCGTTATCAGCCAGTCGGGCGAGACGCTCGATACTCTGGCCGCCCTCAAGGAGGCCAAGAAGCTGGGCGCGAGGACGCTGGCGGTGACTAATGTCGTCGGCTCGTCCATCGCCCGCGAGGCCGACCAGGTCATTTACACCTGGGCCGGTCCCGAAATCGCCGTGGCTTCGACCAAGGCCTATACCACCCAGCTGATCGGCATGCTGATGCTGGCTGTTTATATGGCTACGCTGCGGGGCACAATGAGCGCCGACCGTGTGCGGGAGATCATTCGCGGACTCAAGGCGTTGCCCGGACAGGCCCACGAAATCCTCGACAATGTTGAGCCGATCAAGACCTTCGCCCAGCAGTACGGATTCTGCGAGGACGTATTTTTCATCGGCCGTTCGCTCGACTATGCTGTGGCCCTCGAAGGCTCGCTCAAGCTCAAGGAAATCTCTTATATCCATGCCGAGGCCTACGCCGCCGGCGAGCTTAAGCATGGTACCCTTGCCCTGATTATCGAGGGTGTGCCGGTCATAGCCTTGGCTACGCAGCACGACGTATACGAGAAGATGCTCAGCAACATCAAGGAGGTCAAGGCGCGGGACGCCGTCGTCATCGGCGTCGCCATGCAGGGCGACGAGCAGATCGACAAGTATGTCGACCATGCCATCTGCATCCCGGCGACCGACAAGTACCTCGCCCCCATCCTCACCGTAATTCCGCTGCAGCTCTTAGCTTACTACGCCGCCGTCACCCGCGGCGCCGACGTCGATAAGCCGCGCAATCTGGCTAAAAGCGTCACGGTTGAGTAG
- the glmM gene encoding phosphoglucosamine mutase, translating into MGKLFGTDGVRGLANKELTPELAFRLGRAATYWFGQNYRRPTFYIGRDTRISGEMLEAALAAGICSAGGEAVLCGVVPTPAVAFLARKHGAQAGVVISASHNPFPDNGIKFFAGTGYKLPDATEDELEKLVLAGKDELPRPTAEHVGTIRYRHDLLKEYIDYAISTVEAPFTGLKIVVDCANGAAYEAAPTVLRRLGAQVIVINNVPNGVNINRDAGSTHLEGLQQAVILHGADLGIAHDGDADRCLAVDETGVVVDGDQIMVICALEMLRQGKLANNTLVATVMSNLGLHQAVKKAGGRVVVTPVGDRYVLEAMLTHGYGLGGEQSGHIIFGNLSTTGDGLVTALQLIAARVRDGRPLSALAAAMTRFPQVLVNVRVKSKAGWQDNAAIAAAIAAAEQELGEDGRVLVRPSGTEPLIRVMAEGPSQPELESLVERVAAVISQELGS; encoded by the coding sequence TTGGGCAAACTTTTCGGTACCGACGGCGTGCGCGGCCTCGCCAACAAGGAGCTTACCCCGGAGCTGGCTTTCCGCCTCGGCCGGGCGGCGACGTACTGGTTCGGTCAGAATTACCGCCGGCCGACCTTTTATATTGGCCGGGATACCCGCATATCGGGAGAGATGCTGGAGGCGGCGCTGGCCGCCGGCATTTGCTCGGCAGGCGGCGAGGCTGTGCTGTGCGGGGTGGTGCCTACCCCGGCGGTCGCTTTTCTGGCCCGCAAACACGGCGCTCAGGCCGGGGTGGTCATTTCGGCCTCCCATAACCCTTTCCCCGATAACGGGATCAAGTTTTTCGCCGGCACCGGTTACAAGCTGCCCGACGCCACCGAGGACGAGCTGGAGAAACTGGTCCTCGCCGGCAAGGACGAGCTACCCAGGCCCACGGCCGAGCATGTCGGCACCATCCGCTACCGCCACGATTTGTTGAAGGAATACATCGATTACGCGATCAGCACGGTGGAGGCGCCGTTCACCGGCCTCAAGATCGTCGTCGACTGCGCCAACGGCGCGGCGTACGAGGCGGCGCCGACGGTGCTCCGCCGTCTGGGGGCGCAGGTGATCGTTATTAATAATGTGCCGAACGGGGTGAACATAAATAGAGACGCCGGTTCGACCCACCTGGAGGGTCTGCAGCAGGCGGTAATTCTCCATGGGGCCGACCTCGGCATCGCCCACGACGGCGACGCCGACCGCTGCCTGGCGGTTGACGAGACGGGAGTGGTGGTGGACGGGGACCAGATCATGGTCATCTGTGCGCTGGAGATGCTTCGGCAGGGCAAGCTGGCGAACAATACCCTCGTGGCCACCGTGATGAGCAACCTCGGGCTTCACCAGGCGGTGAAGAAGGCCGGGGGCAGGGTGGTGGTCACCCCGGTGGGCGACCGTTATGTGCTCGAGGCTATGCTGACCCACGGCTATGGCCTGGGGGGCGAGCAGTCGGGCCATATCATTTTCGGCAATCTGAGCACCACCGGCGACGGGTTGGTCACCGCCCTGCAGCTTATCGCTGCCAGGGTCCGCGACGGGCGGCCGCTGTCGGCGCTGGCCGCCGCCATGACCCGCTTTCCGCAGGTGCTTGTCAACGTGCGGGTTAAAAGCAAGGCCGGCTGGCAGGACAACGCGGCCATCGCCGCGGCTATCGCCGCCGCCGAGCAAGAACTCGGCGAGGACGGGCGGGTGCTGGTTCGCCCGTCCGGCACCGAGCCGCTTATCAGGGTTATGGCCGAAGGACCGTCCCAGCCCGAACTGGAGAGTCTCGTCGAACGGGTGGCGGCTGTGATCAGCCAGGAACTGGGAAGTTGA